In Pedobacter heparinus DSM 2366, the following are encoded in one genomic region:
- a CDS encoding dicarboxylate/amino acid:cation symporter, producing MKQNRVGLITLLFITVAACLGVLKDFNIVDVPDNVMMATRWLLALELLAYALIRKNLTTWILVCMVLGIFIGIDYPHVAVALQPLSKGFIKLVKTIVGPILFGTLVYGIAGHSDLKQVGRMAWKSMLYFYFATTIALFIGLAAINLTHAGVGVNIENMPHNDLPKPVKDVTDESILSTLPDGVHWLYKTLAFFRNIFPENIVKSVYDAQILQIVIFSVIFGIGLAMVDEKKRKPMVDFCESLSETMFKFTNVIMYFAPIGVGAAMAYTVGHMGVDILKHLFMLVATLYMALIAFILIVLLPIALYIKLPILKFINAIKEPVSIAFATTSSDAALPKAMSAMEKFGVPRKIVSFVIPTGYSFNLDGTTLYLSLASIFVAQAAGMHLSFGEQLLIVFTLMITSKGVAAIPRASLIILIATADQFGLPTFIIAAILGIDELMDMGRTSLNVIGNCLATVVIAKWEGEYNPDSIEIKEA from the coding sequence ATGAAACAAAACAGGGTCGGGTTAATCACTTTGTTGTTTATCACTGTTGCGGCATGTTTAGGCGTTTTAAAGGATTTCAACATTGTTGATGTACCGGACAACGTCATGATGGCCACACGCTGGCTGCTGGCCCTCGAACTATTGGCCTACGCTTTGATCCGAAAAAACCTTACTACCTGGATATTGGTCTGTATGGTACTGGGGATATTCATAGGGATAGACTATCCGCATGTTGCTGTAGCACTTCAGCCCCTGAGTAAGGGCTTTATTAAACTGGTTAAGACCATTGTAGGACCTATCTTATTTGGTACCCTGGTTTATGGAATAGCCGGACATTCTGATTTAAAGCAGGTAGGGCGGATGGCCTGGAAGTCTATGTTGTATTTTTATTTTGCAACTACCATAGCCTTGTTTATTGGTCTGGCAGCAATTAACCTTACCCATGCGGGGGTTGGTGTAAATATAGAAAATATGCCCCATAACGATTTGCCAAAACCTGTGAAGGATGTAACAGACGAAAGCATACTGAGTACTTTGCCGGATGGGGTACACTGGCTGTATAAGACGCTGGCCTTTTTCAGGAATATTTTTCCGGAGAATATTGTGAAATCGGTGTATGATGCCCAGATTTTACAGATCGTTATTTTCTCGGTTATTTTTGGTATTGGTTTGGCAATGGTGGATGAAAAGAAAAGAAAACCTATGGTTGATTTTTGCGAGAGCTTATCTGAGACCATGTTTAAATTTACCAATGTGATCATGTACTTTGCCCCTATAGGGGTAGGTGCTGCAATGGCCTATACGGTAGGGCACATGGGCGTAGATATCCTGAAACACCTGTTCATGCTGGTAGCTACCTTGTATATGGCGCTCATTGCCTTTATTCTTATTGTACTGCTGCCCATCGCGCTTTATATCAAACTGCCTATACTTAAGTTTATCAATGCCATAAAGGAACCGGTTTCTATTGCGTTTGCCACCACAAGTTCCGATGCCGCACTTCCCAAAGCGATGAGTGCCATGGAAAAATTTGGTGTACCACGTAAGATCGTATCTTTTGTAATCCCCACCGGTTACAGCTTTAACCTTGACGGCACTACATTATACCTTTCGCTGGCCTCTATTTTTGTGGCACAGGCCGCAGGGATGCACCTGAGTTTTGGCGAACAGCTCCTGATTGTATTTACACTGATGATCACCAGTAAGGGGGTGGCCGCCATTCCAAGGGCATCACTGATTATTCTGATCGCTACTGCAGACCAGTTTGGCCTGCCAACCTTTATTATTGCTGCTATTTTAGGGATTGATGAGTTAATGGATATGGGAAGGACATCTTTAAATGTAATCGGAAATTGTCTGGCTACAGTTGTGATAGCCAAGTGGGAGGGAGAATACAACCCCGATAGTATTGAAATTAAGGAAGCATAA
- the rplU gene encoding 50S ribosomal protein L21 translates to MYAIVNIAGQQFKVAKDQHLFVHRLQGDEGASIEFDNVLLVEDGGKISVGAPALKGATVSAKIVSHLKGDKVIVFKKKRRKGYKKKNGHRQYFTKIQISGISL, encoded by the coding sequence ATGTACGCAATAGTAAATATAGCAGGACAGCAATTCAAAGTTGCAAAAGACCAGCACCTTTTTGTACACCGTTTACAAGGGGATGAAGGCGCTAGTATTGAATTTGACAATGTATTGTTGGTTGAAGATGGTGGTAAAATCTCTGTAGGAGCTCCTGCATTGAAAGGCGCAACTGTTTCAGCTAAAATCGTGTCTCATTTAAAAGGTGATAAAGTAATCGTTTTCAAAAAGAAACGCAGAAAAGGTTACAAAAAGAAAAACGGTCACCGTCAGTATTTCACCAAGATCCAGATCTCTGGTATCAGTTTATAA
- the rpmA gene encoding 50S ribosomal protein L27, with the protein MAHKKGAGSSRNGRESHSKRLGIKIFGGQEAIAGNILVRQRGTKHHPDKGVGIGKDHTLFALVDGTVIFKKKQDNKSYVSVLPAAVVTAVPEKKAPAVKAAKAAAPAKEAKAEKEKAPAKKAPAKKAVKAETAATETEAAPAE; encoded by the coding sequence ATGGCACATAAAAAAGGAGCCGGTAGTTCGAGAAACGGACGTGAATCGCATAGCAAACGTTTAGGTATCAAAATTTTTGGTGGTCAGGAAGCTATCGCCGGAAACATTTTGGTACGTCAGCGTGGTACAAAACATCATCCTGATAAAGGAGTAGGTATTGGTAAAGACCATACTTTATTCGCTTTGGTTGATGGTACTGTAATCTTCAAAAAGAAACAGGACAATAAATCTTATGTTTCTGTATTGCCTGCTGCTGTTGTTACGGCAGTTCCGGAAAAGAAAGCTCCAGCTGTGAAAGCAGCAAAAGCTGCTGCTCCGGCAAAAGAAGCAAAAGCTGAAAAAGAAAAAGCACCTGCAAAGAAAGCCCCTGCTAAAAAAGCAGTTAAAGCCGAAACAGCAGCTACTGAGACTGAAGCTGCACCTGCAGAATAA
- a CDS encoding helix-turn-helix domain-containing protein, which produces MQEILSKKEIGERIKDLRTQHNLSQAFIANILNLSRSNYSQIELGNQYPSFNTLHEIARYYSKTYDWLLHGTDTKAATENPAKIDLILNDLETSFRSFTSSLKKLEQELNHIKSRRAKVRV; this is translated from the coding sequence ATGCAAGAAATTCTATCAAAGAAAGAGATTGGTGAACGCATAAAGGACTTAAGAACGCAGCACAACCTTTCGCAAGCATTTATTGCCAATATTTTAAATTTATCAAGAAGTAATTATTCTCAAATAGAACTTGGCAACCAGTATCCTTCGTTCAACACCCTACACGAAATCGCCAGGTATTATAGCAAGACCTATGATTGGCTGCTACATGGCACAGATACTAAGGCCGCAACGGAAAATCCTGCCAAAATAGACCTTATTTTAAATGACCTCGAAACTTCATTCAGGAGTTTCACCAGCTCACTAAAAAAACTGGAACAGGAATTAAACCACATCAAATCAAGAAGAGCCAAGGTTAGGGTATAA
- a CDS encoding response regulator: MPNKNSCGRTSSSFFLIDKNYQLTFFKIDSPNDLGSLLAKNPVIGESVVEIIAQNYRKHFTILLSRCFEGHCFSIEQRLSVFKSNDLIFHIIFTPLTINEITDTIVCTVADISSSRGVINMIREYSHLTSHQLRAPITNILSLSTITNYAQLASYDALKMSRLLNDINLQAVKLDEIIKMLNKMLNKHDCIDLFDKPGPKSDHNHIVLVDDDVVTNKLHKMLIRKHHSDKRIVLFDNPQKALSYIQQHTPDLILLDLHMPGIDGWRFLEMMEELNVFIDVVIVSSSIDPRERSKAKSFLCVKDFYTKPLTIEKVSQLLDH; the protein is encoded by the coding sequence ATGCCAAATAAAAACAGTTGCGGGCGAACCTCAAGTTCATTTTTTTTAATTGATAAAAATTATCAGCTTACTTTTTTTAAGATCGACTCTCCAAATGACCTGGGTAGTCTTCTTGCAAAAAATCCCGTAATTGGGGAGTCGGTTGTGGAAATCATTGCACAAAATTACAGGAAGCATTTTACAATCCTGTTGTCGAGATGCTTTGAAGGTCATTGTTTTAGTATAGAACAGCGGCTGTCTGTTTTTAAGTCAAACGACCTGATTTTCCATATCATTTTTACGCCACTGACCATCAATGAGATCACAGATACTATTGTTTGTACGGTAGCAGATATCAGCAGTTCAAGAGGGGTGATCAATATGATCAGAGAGTATTCGCACCTCACCTCGCATCAGTTAAGGGCACCAATAACCAATATCTTAAGTCTTTCAACAATTACCAATTATGCCCAGCTGGCTTCTTATGATGCATTAAAGATGAGCCGCCTGCTCAATGATATCAATCTTCAGGCAGTTAAACTGGATGAGATCATTAAAATGCTGAACAAGATGCTCAACAAGCACGACTGTATCGACTTATTTGATAAGCCTGGCCCTAAATCTGACCACAACCATATTGTACTGGTAGATGATGATGTGGTGACCAATAAACTCCATAAAATGCTGATCAGAAAGCACCACAGCGATAAAAGGATTGTATTGTTTGACAACCCCCAAAAGGCCCTCTCATACATTCAACAGCATACACCTGATCTTATTTTATTGGATCTGCACATGCCTGGAATCGATGGCTGGAGATTTCTGGAAATGATGGAAGAGCTTAACGTTTTTATCGATGTGGTTATTGTTTCCTCCTCCATAGATCCGCGGGAGCGGTCCAAAGCAAAATCCTTTCTCTGCGTTAAAGATTTTTACACCAAACCCCTAACGATAGAAAAGGTAAGCCAATTGCTGGACCATTAA
- a CDS encoding polyprenyl synthetase family protein: MYTPAQLQEVIENAIQNINYPAQPEKLYAPIRYIMSMGGKRIRPVLTLMAADLFEADILKAIPAALAIETFHNFTLVHDDIMDNAPLRRGKQTVHEKWGINNAILSGDVMMVEANKQLSMLHSAILKDALETFNATARGVCEGQQLDMEFEQQAIVSIPEYINMIRLKTAVLLGGAMKLGAQVAGADHNEAEQLYQFGLNLGIAFQLQDDILDVYGDPEKFGKQVGGDIIANKKTLLLLKLKELASAEDLRKLEAQSTNKDHTEKVKHITGLYNAYNIPELAGIEMRNYADKAFDALNAVKVPESRKSELLELADLLMSREH, from the coding sequence ATGTATACTCCTGCCCAATTACAAGAAGTTATAGAAAACGCGATTCAAAACATCAATTATCCTGCCCAGCCGGAAAAACTCTATGCGCCCATACGCTATATCATGTCTATGGGGGGCAAAAGAATAAGACCGGTACTTACACTCATGGCCGCAGATTTATTTGAAGCAGATATCCTGAAAGCAATACCTGCAGCACTGGCTATTGAAACTTTTCACAATTTCACCTTAGTCCACGATGACATTATGGACAATGCCCCGCTCCGCAGGGGTAAGCAGACCGTACACGAAAAATGGGGCATCAACAATGCCATTTTAAGCGGCGACGTGATGATGGTTGAAGCGAACAAACAACTGTCTATGCTGCACAGCGCTATATTAAAGGACGCACTGGAAACATTTAATGCTACTGCAAGAGGCGTTTGCGAAGGACAGCAGCTGGACATGGAATTTGAACAACAGGCCATAGTAAGCATTCCGGAATACATCAATATGATCCGTTTAAAGACAGCGGTACTTTTAGGCGGGGCCATGAAATTAGGGGCACAGGTAGCCGGGGCAGACCATAATGAAGCAGAACAGCTTTACCAGTTTGGCCTGAACCTGGGTATAGCCTTTCAGCTGCAGGACGACATCCTGGATGTGTATGGCGACCCCGAGAAATTTGGCAAACAGGTAGGCGGCGATATCATTGCCAATAAAAAAACACTGCTGTTGCTGAAACTAAAGGAACTGGCCAGCGCCGAAGACCTGCGGAAACTGGAAGCACAAAGCACAAATAAAGACCATACTGAAAAAGTAAAGCACATTACCGGGCTGTACAATGCTTACAACATCCCCGAACTGGCTGGTATAGAAATGAGAAACTACGCCGATAAAGCCTTTGATGCCCTTAACGCCGTAAAGGTACCTGAATCAAGGAAATCTGAACTGCTGGAGCTGGCAGACCTGCTGATGAGCAGGGAACATTAG